A genome region from Nitrosopumilus oxyclinae includes the following:
- a CDS encoding nucleotide exchange factor GrpE — MSNESNSDEIPVNVVSENEDENNSSTMESNSLESHIDELTTQLELEQKRSSEYEEKFKLVLADFQNLSRKTQTDIENGVNSKINEFALDFLQIYDDFVRAKEVFSQSKINSAGLDSILKNMDSLLQKYNIKQIDALGEIFDPNYHEAISIITDPTLDDNTITKELRKGYISHERVIRPTLVEISKKG; from the coding sequence TTGTCCAATGAATCTAATTCTGATGAAATACCAGTTAATGTAGTATCTGAAAATGAAGATGAAAATAATTCTTCTACGATGGAATCAAATTCTTTAGAATCACATATTGATGAATTGACTACACAATTAGAATTAGAACAAAAAAGATCATCTGAATATGAAGAAAAATTCAAACTTGTATTGGCTGACTTTCAAAACCTAAGTAGAAAAACACAAACTGATATAGAAAATGGAGTAAATTCGAAAATTAATGAATTTGCATTAGATTTTTTACAAATTTATGATGATTTTGTTAGAGCAAAAGAAGTTTTTTCTCAAAGTAAAATTAATTCTGCTGGTCTTGATTCTATTTTAAAAAATATGGATTCATTATTACAAAAATACAATATTAAGCAAATTGATGCATTAGGGGAAATTTTTGATCCAAATTACCATGAGGCAATATCAATAATTACAGATCCTACTTTAGATGATAATACAATTACAAAAGAGCTCAGGAAAGGATATATTTCTCATGAGAGAGTTATAAGACCGACACTAGTAGAAATTTCAAAAAAAGGATGA
- a CDS encoding single-stranded DNA-binding protein, which translates to MSEFENLIDKLLAQKPELTKSDLEEQIKQKKEKIGAGYLTDQGALFLIASDYGITLSEPEKVEISLKDLYAGAKEISLETRVLNLSPAKQFSRKDGSPFYLRTMTVYDTNSTASVKLWDEKANLPSLENLKPGDLIKIIKAYVKSDLDGSPTINIGSGSNIETTDTKSEIPTIDTITKDISESKEGQKDLVISGTIDGVISGMEFTNSRGMPGKALRMRIKGKDGSGMRVVLWGKDESAIPNMISQSAKVRLLGVRVKSGNQGLEIHGNDSTIIEIEGGKEAEPIITRVLSITPTENGKSMILAVDNKKKIFNITDSSNSTSICVEGDVIECMPSKVYGNSISLDENSFVRKLENDESIPSLSQIRTKINDVKVDASYCIEAIVLKVPERREVQTKSGESIALSEMFVEDDTGQIWVKGWRNQARIIDKCELGEIISITGLNAKPGLEGRIELFITPFSKITKKN; encoded by the coding sequence TTGTCTGAATTTGAAAATCTTATTGATAAATTACTTGCACAAAAGCCAGAATTAACTAAAAGTGATCTTGAAGAACAGATTAAGCAAAAGAAAGAAAAAATTGGTGCAGGTTATCTTACAGACCAGGGGGCATTATTTCTAATTGCATCAGATTACGGAATTACATTATCAGAACCAGAAAAAGTTGAAATTAGTTTAAAGGATCTATACGCTGGGGCAAAAGAAATTTCATTAGAAACAAGAGTTTTGAATCTTTCACCTGCAAAACAATTTTCTAGAAAGGACGGCTCTCCATTTTACCTTAGAACAATGACTGTATACGATACAAATTCTACAGCTAGTGTAAAATTATGGGATGAAAAAGCAAATCTTCCTAGCCTTGAAAATCTAAAACCAGGAGATTTAATTAAAATAATCAAAGCTTACGTAAAATCAGATCTAGATGGCTCTCCAACAATTAACATAGGTTCTGGATCAAATATAGAAACTACAGATACTAAAAGTGAAATTCCAACTATTGATACGATTACAAAAGATATTAGTGAATCTAAAGAAGGTCAAAAAGATCTAGTAATTTCTGGAACTATTGATGGAGTGATCAGCGGAATGGAATTTACAAATTCTCGCGGCATGCCTGGAAAAGCGCTAAGAATGAGAATAAAAGGAAAAGATGGGAGTGGAATGAGAGTAGTTCTATGGGGGAAAGACGAATCGGCCATACCAAATATGATTTCACAATCTGCCAAAGTAAGATTACTTGGTGTCAGAGTGAAATCTGGAAATCAAGGCCTTGAAATTCATGGAAATGATTCTACAATAATTGAAATTGAGGGCGGTAAAGAAGCAGAGCCAATAATTACAAGAGTTCTTTCCATAACACCAACAGAAAATGGTAAAAGTATGATTTTAGCAGTTGATAATAAAAAAAAAATATTCAACATCACCGATTCGTCAAACTCAACTAGTATTTGTGTAGAAGGAGATGTCATTGAATGCATGCCATCAAAAGTTTATGGAAATTCAATATCATTAGATGAAAATTCTTTTGTGAGAAAATTAGAAAATGATGAATCCATTCCTTCATTATCTCAGATTAGAACTAAAATTAATGATGTCAAGGTAGATGCAAGTTATTGTATTGAAGCAATAGTTTTGAAAGTTCCTGAAAGACGTGAAGTTCAAACAAAATCAGGTGAATCAATAGCACTTTCAGAAATGTTTGTTGAAGATGATACAGGTCAAATTTGGGTAAAAGGTTGGAGAAATCAAGCAAGGATTATTGATAAATGCGAATTGGGAGAAATTATTTCAATTACAGGACTAAATGCAAAACCTGGACTAGAAGGTAGAATAGAACTTTTCATCACCCCATTTTCTAAAATTACAAAAAAGAATTAA
- a CDS encoding ABC transporter permease — MHPIIRLVNRNLTISLNPGFLIWQVIFPLIYIFVAGFAYAPLINAVPFGNKELDYPAFLASGMIGFNIMNSTLISGIIIWNDRKHGMFEQIMSGPFTRSHYILSNICTIGIIGLVSAGLIAVVGYPVFFESVEFSFVTIPIIIFGAITGSVLFGSLASIISTRLRSSEGFNVIINTVFLFFAFVSTAFYPAGGAPEPLRTAFYLNPLTYLVDVIRAGIFGTINEFVIIEMIVLVAIASTLFVIASRLLTKLDF, encoded by the coding sequence ATGCATCCAATAATTAGACTTGTAAATAGAAATCTTACGATTTCTCTTAATCCTGGGTTTTTAATTTGGCAAGTAATTTTCCCTTTAATCTATATTTTTGTAGCTGGTTTTGCTTATGCTCCGTTAATCAATGCTGTTCCATTTGGAAATAAAGAACTTGATTATCCTGCATTTCTAGCATCTGGAATGATTGGGTTTAACATAATGAACAGTACACTGATCTCTGGTATTATAATCTGGAATGATAGAAAACATGGAATGTTTGAACAAATTATGTCTGGACCATTCACTAGGAGTCATTACATTCTAAGTAATATTTGCACAATTGGGATAATTGGATTAGTTAGTGCAGGATTAATAGCTGTAGTTGGATACCCTGTATTTTTTGAATCTGTAGAATTTTCATTTGTTACAATTCCAATAATCATTTTTGGTGCTATTACAGGCTCAGTTCTTTTTGGTTCTTTGGCATCAATTATCTCAACTAGATTACGTTCAAGTGAAGGATTCAATGTAATAATTAATACTGTTTTTCTTTTCTTTGCTTTTGTTAGTACTGCATTTTATCCTGCAGGTGGGGCTCCAGAACCATTACGTACTGCATTTTATCTAAATCCATTAACATATCTTGTAGATGTAATTAGAGCAGGAATTTTTGGTACAATCAATGAATTTGTAATTATTGAAATGATTGTTCTAGTGGCAATTGCCTCAACTTTATTTGTTATTGCTTCACGACTTCTTACGAAATTAGATTTTTAA
- a CDS encoding DEAD/DEAH box helicase, with amino-acid sequence MNQLLNSLFGKFGFSKLTEIQKKASPIILQKKDCLVIAPTGSGKTECSVIPIFSLVKNVKISGKIKTLYITPLRALNRDVFRRITKYANENQLTLEIRHGDTSQKDRKKITENPPDILITTPETLVILLTQVKMLSALTDLEWIVIDEVHELLSSERGSQLSLSIERLEINSRYPLTKVGLSATVGNFEDAGKFLVGTKRKCEIIRDTSVRKYDVEVKYVDGTISDVAQKIIDYVVELELDSPILLFTNTRGEAEFLASILKEKSSFPIELHHGSLSKQVREETELTLREGKRGIVVCTSSLELGLDIGSIELVIHYGSPRQVSKFVQRIGRSKHNRDASAQGLIITNNSDDEFETRAILDRIHEGSIEEQTIHEGSLDVLAHHLVGLSMQIGEVSIEQAFDLVTKAYPFRNLKIEDLLDVINLLDSNYLIFFDRIKMTYWKKGGSFKYYFENLSTIPDILKFKVFDSVGKKIIGSLDQRFVGDFGDSGNIFVLKGLQWRILNVDEKSFSVNVEPFRGGGITVPYWEGESIPIDYKTARKVGSFRSKVKNGDITLTNKIIEKLTIDPIPDQNNIVIESNRSQGSIVIHSCMGSKINSTISTILSSMLSTMLGSIVDSRSDGYRIVLSSTARISEKLFIEILEDDYNLQSVVSASLTGTHNVNWRTWCVAKKFGVVGRGAVYERKSARFLYERYSKTALVHEALRELFHDKYDLKNTEKILKKIKDDEIHVTWLEVDKFSKLAEPVLDHTAKYYASPANLDKGIIDLVIARLEKTKHRLICARCGKWERVMQTFEVKDLMICPYCKARQITATYYSDYDLPKIIRKKHDGKKLSTEEKHKFVRAWKVASLIENFGKTAITVISGYGVGADTAARILRNMVDEEHLFKQIYEAERQYVVTRGFWDS; translated from the coding sequence TTGAATCAACTTCTTAATTCTTTATTTGGAAAATTTGGTTTTTCTAAACTAACTGAAATTCAAAAAAAAGCATCACCCATAATATTACAAAAAAAAGATTGTCTTGTAATTGCACCTACTGGTTCTGGTAAAACAGAATGCTCAGTAATTCCAATCTTTTCACTTGTAAAAAATGTCAAAATATCTGGAAAAATCAAAACTCTATACATCACTCCGCTAAGAGCATTGAATCGTGATGTATTTCGAAGAATTACAAAATATGCGAATGAAAATCAATTAACACTTGAAATTCGTCATGGTGATACTAGTCAAAAAGATAGAAAAAAAATAACTGAAAATCCACCTGATATTCTAATTACAACTCCTGAAACTCTTGTTATTCTTTTAACACAAGTCAAAATGCTCTCTGCATTAACTGATTTAGAATGGATTGTAATAGATGAAGTACATGAATTACTATCTAGTGAAAGAGGATCGCAACTATCACTAAGTATTGAAAGACTAGAAATAAACTCAAGATACCCTCTTACAAAAGTTGGATTATCTGCTACTGTCGGAAATTTTGAAGACGCAGGAAAGTTTCTTGTTGGCACTAAGCGAAAATGTGAGATCATTCGAGATACTTCTGTGAGAAAATATGATGTAGAAGTAAAATATGTTGATGGGACTATTTCAGATGTTGCTCAAAAAATTATTGATTATGTTGTAGAGTTAGAATTAGATTCTCCAATTCTTCTCTTTACAAATACTAGAGGAGAAGCTGAATTTTTAGCATCAATCTTAAAAGAAAAATCATCTTTTCCAATTGAATTACACCATGGTTCTCTCTCAAAACAAGTAAGAGAAGAAACTGAACTAACTTTACGTGAAGGAAAACGTGGAATTGTAGTATGCACATCTTCATTAGAATTGGGTCTAGATATTGGATCAATTGAATTGGTAATTCATTATGGTTCTCCTAGACAAGTGTCTAAATTTGTTCAAAGAATTGGTAGAAGTAAACATAATCGAGATGCATCAGCCCAGGGATTAATTATTACAAATAATTCTGATGATGAATTTGAAACAAGAGCTATTCTTGATCGTATACATGAAGGTTCAATTGAAGAGCAAACAATTCATGAAGGTTCTCTTGATGTTTTAGCTCATCATTTAGTTGGATTATCAATGCAAATTGGTGAGGTTTCAATAGAGCAAGCTTTTGATTTAGTAACTAAAGCATATCCATTTAGAAATTTGAAAATTGAAGATTTACTTGATGTGATAAATTTACTTGATTCAAATTATTTAATATTTTTTGATAGAATAAAAATGACTTATTGGAAAAAAGGCGGCTCTTTCAAATATTATTTTGAAAATCTCTCAACAATACCTGATATTTTGAAATTCAAAGTTTTTGATAGTGTTGGAAAAAAAATTATTGGATCTCTAGATCAAAGATTTGTTGGTGATTTTGGTGATTCCGGAAATATTTTTGTCTTAAAAGGTTTACAGTGGAGAATTCTCAATGTTGATGAAAAATCATTCAGTGTAAATGTTGAGCCTTTCAGAGGGGGAGGAATTACTGTGCCATATTGGGAAGGCGAAAGTATTCCGATTGATTATAAGACTGCAAGAAAAGTAGGATCTTTTCGTAGCAAAGTTAAGAATGGAGATATTACATTGACAAATAAAATAATTGAAAAATTAACTATTGATCCAATTCCAGATCAAAATAACATTGTAATTGAATCTAATCGTTCTCAAGGATCAATAGTTATTCATTCCTGTATGGGCTCAAAAATTAATTCCACAATATCAACAATACTTTCTTCAATGCTGTCTACAATGTTGGGATCAATAGTTGACTCTCGTTCTGATGGATATAGAATTGTTTTATCTTCTACAGCAAGAATTTCAGAAAAACTCTTCATAGAAATTCTAGAAGATGATTATAATTTACAATCTGTTGTTAGTGCATCTTTAACTGGAACACATAATGTAAATTGGCGAACTTGGTGTGTTGCAAAAAAATTTGGAGTCGTTGGTCGTGGTGCAGTATATGAAAGAAAATCTGCCAGATTTTTATATGAACGATATTCTAAAACAGCACTTGTACATGAAGCGTTACGTGAATTATTTCATGATAAATATGATCTTAAAAACACTGAAAAAATTCTAAAAAAGATCAAAGATGATGAAATTCATGTTACTTGGTTAGAAGTTGATAAATTCTCAAAATTGGCTGAACCTGTTTTAGATCACACTGCAAAATATTATGCATCTCCAGCAAATCTTGATAAAGGAATTATTGATCTTGTTATAGCCAGACTAGAAAAAACTAAACATCGTTTGATTTGTGCTCGTTGTGGAAAATGGGAACGTGTAATGCAAACCTTTGAGGTAAAAGATTTGATGATTTGTCCTTATTGTAAGGCAAGACAAATCACTGCTACATATTATTCAGATTATGATTTACCTAAAATAATTAGAAAAAAACATGATGGAAAAAAACTTTCTACAGAAGAAAAACACAAGTTTGTTCGTGCCTGGAAAGTTGCCTCATTAATTGAAAATTTTGGTAAAACTGCCATTACTGTAATATCTGGATATGGTGTGGGTGCTGACACTGCTGCAAGAATTTTAAGAAATATGGTTGATGAAGAACATTTGTTTAAACAAATCTATGAAGCAGAAAGACAATATGTTGTGACGAGAGGTTTTTGGGATTCTTAA
- the dnaJ gene encoding molecular chaperone DnaJ: protein MAAKRDYYEVLGVSKSSSPDEVKQQYRKLALKFHPDRNKSSEAGEHFKEISEAYAVLSDPEKKQIYDQHGHAGVDGKYSSEDIFQGAQGGGFDSIFESIFGRGGGGFGFNQQQQQGSDLLYETHVTLEEVLHGKKMEINLQKQIQCDICNGSGAKPGTNKKTCGTCNGQGQVRQTRNMGFASFVTAAPCSACRGQGSIIETPCNECKGQGKKKGSKTVTFDIPPGIDSGDYTVSGEGNEIPDGVNGDLIVRIRVQPHSKFNRDGKDIFYDHDISMIDAALGCEITVPTLEGTEKIKVDAGSQPNTIIKLKGKGVTHINYRGKGDQFVRIVVNVPKKLNKHQKNLLDEFRKTSD, encoded by the coding sequence ATGGCTGCAAAACGTGATTATTATGAGGTTTTGGGTGTCTCAAAATCATCTTCGCCAGATGAAGTTAAACAACAGTATAGAAAATTAGCATTAAAATTTCATCCTGACCGAAACAAATCTTCAGAAGCTGGAGAACATTTTAAAGAAATTTCTGAAGCATATGCAGTTCTTTCAGATCCTGAAAAAAAACAAATCTATGATCAACATGGACATGCTGGTGTAGATGGAAAATATTCTAGTGAAGATATTTTTCAAGGAGCACAAGGAGGAGGTTTTGATTCTATTTTTGAATCTATTTTTGGTCGTGGAGGTGGAGGATTTGGTTTTAATCAACAACAGCAACAAGGTTCTGATCTTCTTTATGAGACTCATGTGACATTAGAAGAAGTATTACATGGTAAAAAAATGGAAATTAATTTACAAAAACAGATTCAATGTGACATTTGTAATGGCTCTGGTGCAAAACCAGGTACTAACAAGAAAACATGTGGAACATGTAATGGTCAAGGACAAGTAAGGCAAACTCGCAACATGGGATTTGCTTCATTTGTTACTGCAGCACCGTGTTCTGCTTGTAGAGGTCAGGGATCTATAATCGAAACACCGTGCAATGAATGTAAAGGACAAGGAAAGAAAAAAGGTTCAAAAACTGTAACCTTTGATATTCCTCCTGGAATTGATTCAGGAGATTACACTGTATCTGGAGAAGGAAATGAAATTCCAGATGGTGTAAATGGAGATTTAATTGTTAGAATACGAGTACAACCACATTCAAAGTTTAATCGAGATGGAAAAGATATTTTCTACGATCATGATATTTCTATGATTGACGCTGCTTTAGGTTGTGAAATTACTGTTCCAACTTTGGAGGGAACAGAAAAAATTAAGGTTGATGCAGGAAGTCAACCAAATACCATTATCAAATTAAAAGGGAAAGGGGTGACCCATATCAATTATAGAGGAAAAGGAGATCAATTTGTAAGAATTGTGGTAAATGTTCCTAAAAAACTCAATAAACATCAAAAAAATCTTTTAGATGAATTTAGAAAAACTAGTGATTAA
- the dnaK gene encoding molecular chaperone DnaK, whose translation MVKIIGIDLGTSNSAAAVVMGGKPTIIPAAEGSTVGGKAFPSVVAFSKDGDLLVGEPARRQAVTNPDSTIVAAKRKMGSDHLFKVLDKEYKPQQISAFILQKIKKDAEAFIGEPVSKAVITVPAYFDDNQRQATKDAGTIAGLDVVRIINEPTAASLAFGLDKTKEDMKILVFDFGGGTLDVTIMEMGGGVFEVLSTSGDTQLGGTDMDKVLIDFIIDEFKKKEGVDLSQDSTAMTRIREASEKAKIELSTVMETDVNLPFIAHDPSSGAKNLELRITRAKLDELIGPIVERCKPSVLKALEDAKLSNSDINKIVMVGGPTRIPLVKKFVSELVGQESESGVDPMEAVAMGAAIQAGIIAGDVSSDIVLLDVTPLTLGIETLGGVREPLIERNTTIPTSKSKVFTTAADNQTAVTIHVVQGERPMATDNVSLGSFNLTDLPPAPRGIPQIEVKFDIDANGIINVTAKDLGTQKEAKITIESTSKLSKDEIEKLKEDAEKFSDEDKLKKEKIDLRNEAESYIYTTEKLVNHDLKDKISQEQGIKISDAVKEVKEVLDKEPDELKPKLEALQTLVNEVTTELYKNASPPPGAEGQQGAEGQQGAEGQQGAEGQQGAEGQQGAEGQQGAEGQTNESSSTDEPKTS comes from the coding sequence ATGGTTAAAATAATTGGTATTGATTTAGGAACAAGTAACTCTGCAGCAGCAGTTGTAATGGGTGGAAAACCCACGATTATTCCCGCAGCAGAAGGTTCGACAGTAGGTGGTAAGGCATTCCCATCAGTAGTAGCATTTTCTAAAGATGGAGATCTTTTGGTTGGTGAACCAGCACGCAGGCAAGCAGTTACCAATCCTGATAGTACAATAGTTGCTGCCAAAAGAAAAATGGGTTCTGATCATTTGTTTAAAGTTTTAGATAAAGAATACAAACCACAACAAATTTCTGCATTCATTCTTCAGAAAATCAAAAAAGATGCTGAAGCATTTATTGGTGAACCAGTTAGTAAAGCAGTTATTACTGTTCCTGCTTATTTTGATGATAATCAACGACAGGCTACTAAAGATGCTGGAACAATTGCTGGTCTTGATGTTGTTAGAATAATTAACGAACCAACTGCTGCATCCTTAGCATTTGGCTTAGATAAAACAAAGGAAGATATGAAAATCCTTGTATTTGATTTTGGTGGTGGTACCTTAGATGTTACTATAATGGAAATGGGTGGAGGTGTTTTTGAAGTTCTTAGTACATCAGGTGATACACAGCTAGGTGGTACAGATATGGATAAAGTCCTAATTGATTTCATTATTGATGAATTCAAGAAAAAGGAAGGTGTTGATCTTTCTCAAGATTCAACTGCAATGACAAGAATTAGAGAAGCTTCTGAAAAAGCTAAAATTGAATTATCTACTGTGATGGAAACTGATGTTAATTTACCATTTATTGCACATGATCCTTCATCTGGTGCAAAAAATTTAGAATTAAGAATTACTAGAGCAAAATTAGATGAATTGATTGGTCCTATTGTTGAGCGATGTAAACCATCTGTACTCAAAGCACTTGAGGATGCAAAACTTTCCAATTCTGATATTAATAAAATAGTGATGGTTGGTGGACCAACAAGAATTCCACTAGTGAAAAAATTTGTTAGTGAATTAGTTGGTCAAGAATCTGAATCAGGAGTAGATCCAATGGAAGCAGTAGCGATGGGTGCAGCAATTCAGGCTGGAATTATTGCTGGAGATGTAAGTAGTGATATTGTTTTACTTGATGTAACCCCGCTAACATTAGGAATTGAAACATTAGGTGGTGTTAGAGAACCATTAATTGAAAGAAATACTACTATTCCTACATCAAAGAGTAAAGTATTCACAACTGCAGCTGATAATCAAACAGCAGTTACAATCCATGTTGTTCAAGGTGAACGACCTATGGCAACTGATAACGTATCATTAGGAAGTTTTAATCTTACTGATTTACCACCAGCTCCTAGAGGAATTCCTCAAATTGAAGTTAAATTTGATATTGATGCAAATGGAATAATCAATGTTACAGCAAAAGATCTGGGAACTCAAAAAGAAGCAAAAATTACAATTGAATCTACATCAAAACTTTCTAAAGATGAAATTGAAAAATTAAAAGAAGATGCAGAAAAATTCTCTGATGAAGATAAACTAAAGAAAGAGAAAATTGATTTAAGGAATGAAGCAGAAAGTTACATTTACACCACTGAAAAATTAGTTAATCACGATCTTAAAGATAAAATTTCACAAGAGCAAGGAATTAAAATTAGTGACGCTGTTAAGGAAGTTAAAGAAGTTTTAGATAAAGAGCCAGATGAATTAAAACCCAAACTTGAAGCATTACAAACATTGGTAAATGAAGTTACTACAGAACTTTACAAAAATGCATCACCACCACCTGGTGCAGAAGGACAACAAGGTGCAGAAGGACAACAAGGTGCAGAAGGACAACAAGGTGCAGAAGGACAACAAGGTGCAGAAGGACAACAAGGTGCAGAAGGACAACAAGGTGCAGAAGGACAAACTAATGAATCATCTTCAACTGATGAACCAAAAACTAGTTAG
- a CDS encoding ABC transporter ATP-binding protein — protein MSCIDVNHLSKLYGSVHAVDDLILSVKSGQVFGFLGPNGAGKSTTIKLLTTLIPPSSGSLSILGIDAVAEPLKIRHKIGVVLQQPSYEPTLSVEKSLEKYGMMWNVPKTERKKRMEQLLNDFDLVEIRKKRNEDLSIGQRRRVQVAREFMHDMELLFLDEPTVGLDPSARRKLLDYLKNKVKTGLTIFYTTHILSEAEYLCDQIAIIDKGKIVTVDSPDALKNRFGKEKTIKIHLLEKQPEISSLLSGIVDCKIDFETGTNIIIRSEQSELVLLKVLKILNDNKIDIEDLSAVPTNLEEIFLNMVRENASNN, from the coding sequence ATGTCGTGTATTGATGTGAATCATCTATCAAAATTATATGGCTCAGTTCATGCAGTGGATGATCTAATTCTATCAGTAAAATCAGGTCAAGTTTTTGGATTTTTAGGCCCTAATGGTGCAGGAAAATCCACAACAATTAAGCTTCTTACAACACTCATTCCACCCTCAAGTGGCTCATTATCTATTTTAGGCATTGATGCTGTAGCAGAACCTCTCAAAATTCGTCATAAAATTGGAGTAGTCTTGCAACAACCCAGCTATGAACCTACATTATCAGTGGAAAAATCTCTTGAAAAATATGGGATGATGTGGAATGTTCCTAAAACTGAACGTAAAAAAAGAATGGAGCAACTTTTGAATGATTTTGATCTAGTTGAAATTCGTAAAAAAAGAAATGAAGATCTATCTATTGGTCAAAGAAGAAGAGTTCAAGTTGCACGTGAATTTATGCATGATATGGAATTATTATTTTTAGATGAACCTACAGTTGGATTAGATCCAAGTGCTAGACGAAAATTATTAGATTATTTAAAAAACAAAGTTAAAACAGGATTGACAATTTTTTACACTACACATATTTTATCTGAAGCAGAATATTTGTGTGATCAAATAGCTATTATTGATAAAGGCAAAATTGTTACTGTTGATTCGCCTGATGCATTAAAAAATAGATTTGGAAAAGAAAAAACTATTAAAATTCATTTATTAGAAAAACAACCTGAAATAAGTTCTCTTTTATCTGGTATTGTTGATTGTAAAATTGATTTTGAAACTGGAACAAATATAATTATTCGCTCAGAGCAATCTGAATTAGTATTGTTGAAAGTATTGAAAATACTTAATGATAATAAAATTGATATTGAAGATCTTTCAGCTGTACCCACAAATCTTGAAGAAATCTTTTTGAATATGGTAAGAGAAAATGCATCCAATAATTAG
- a CDS encoding DUF354 domain-containing protein produces the protein MKIWIDILTPKQLLFSEPIIEKLGKKHDLLCTSRNYGEIAKLAEIRNFNLIIVGKHGGKDNESKLKSSINRMSKLTEKIKKFSPDITISFCSPEAARISFGLGIKHVAFCDSPHANAVMRLTLPLIQKLLIPKIIPKEEFSKYGINKGDIISYKSIDAAVTIKRKINRKKPLPFKKNNRKNILIRMEEEHASYIKKSSKILSIIKNITDNFENENIVILGRYSKQIKNLQRHFGQKANIVKMSFDGKHLLKNTDVFIGSGGTMTAESALLGIPTISYNAVPNIIENYLVKKHLVKRETNPSKISKNINKIFTSTNKEHEKRVKKIISEMEDPIKILVKELKQ, from the coding sequence TTGAAAATTTGGATAGATATTCTTACACCAAAACAATTATTATTTTCTGAACCAATAATTGAAAAATTAGGTAAAAAACACGATCTTTTGTGTACATCTAGAAATTATGGTGAAATTGCTAAATTAGCTGAAATTCGGAATTTTAACCTCATTATTGTTGGAAAACATGGTGGTAAAGACAATGAAAGTAAACTCAAATCAAGTATTAATAGAATGTCAAAACTAACTGAAAAAATTAAAAAATTTTCTCCAGATATAACAATAAGTTTTTGTTCTCCAGAAGCTGCAAGAATTTCTTTTGGATTAGGAATAAAACATGTGGCATTTTGTGATTCTCCTCATGCAAATGCAGTAATGAGATTAACATTGCCTTTAATTCAAAAATTACTTATTCCAAAAATCATACCAAAAGAAGAATTTTCAAAATATGGAATAAATAAAGGAGATATTATTTCATACAAATCTATTGATGCTGCAGTTACGATAAAGAGAAAAATTAATAGAAAAAAACCATTACCATTTAAGAAAAATAATAGAAAAAATATTTTGATTAGAATGGAAGAAGAACATGCTTCTTACATAAAAAAATCAAGTAAAATCTTATCTATAATTAAAAACATCACAGATAATTTTGAGAATGAAAATATTGTTATTTTAGGAAGATATTCAAAACAAATTAAAAATCTTCAAAGACATTTTGGTCAAAAAGCAAATATTGTAAAAATGTCTTTTGATGGAAAACATTTGTTAAAAAATACTGATGTGTTTATCGGATCAGGTGGAACCATGACTGCAGAATCTGCTTTATTAGGAATTCCAACAATTTCATATAATGCCGTACCAAATATTATCGAAAATTATTTAGTAAAAAAACACCTTGTAAAAAGAGAAACAAATCCAAGTAAAATTAGTAAAAATATTAACAAAATTTTTACATCAACAAATAAAGAACATGAAAAAAGAGTAAAAAAGATTATTTCTGAAATGGAAGATCCTATCAAAATACTAGTTAAAGAATTAAAACAATAA